The following coding sequences lie in one Burkholderiales bacterium genomic window:
- a CDS encoding chaperone modulator CbpM — MKAEHTEAVWLTEDHEFSLAELAELSGLSEAELRELVDYGAVTPINPDSSPWVFNGKCLLTVRTACRLRISFDLEPHEVALIVSLLDRIHELEAQLGSLRAQLPHHTR, encoded by the coding sequence GTGAAAGCTGAACATACTGAAGCTGTATGGCTTACCGAGGACCATGAGTTCTCATTGGCAGAGCTTGCGGAGCTGTCAGGCTTGTCGGAAGCAGAGCTACGCGAACTCGTTGACTATGGTGCCGTCACACCCATTAATCCAGATTCATCACCGTGGGTTTTCAACGGGAAGTGTTTACTGACCGTCCGTACGGCATGCCGTCTCCGAATTAGCTTCGACCTCGAGCCGCACGAGGTGGCCCTGATTGTTTCGCTGCTAGACCGGATTCACGAACTCGAAGCGCAGTTAGGCAGTCTGCGCGCGCAACTGCCGCATCATACTCGTTAG
- a CDS encoding AAA family ATPase: protein MYQHYFGLAEAPFSIAPDPRYLYLSQRHQEALAHLLYGVSGDGGVVLLTGEVGTGKTTVCRCLLQQIPASCDVAYIFNPKLTVEELLSTICVEFGIAYPSGNASIKVFVDCINAYLLDAHAKGRHTVLIIDEAQNLSADVLEQMRLLTNLETNQRKLLQIILLGQPELALMLERPELRQLSQRIVARYHLGPLTKPEVAAYVRHRLEISGAQRQLFPAGLMGRVYRLSGGVPRVINLLCDRALLGTYVQGKERVDRATLAQAAREVFHQAQRRSLVRPLLVILILVLGGVLAMTLYQLELRETGTATVPATVAKPVAQTIAAGPAKEAPVEETKPAAALPDTLEWPAGEPRSRSKAIAYAALFRAWGGDYKGAYACRQAAGLGLRCRSARGGLDELRRLNRPAVLLMHDDQGQEFHAALVALADKTATFAIGAETRTVALGALAAQWAGHYTLLWRMPPDARENIRAGERGPAVQWLIRQLAQAQGQVADTSKDPLFNDVLGRQVKQFQLAQGLIPDGAVGPQTVMRLAGVGDQSAPKLLPGQGEQ from the coding sequence ATGTACCAACATTACTTTGGCCTCGCCGAAGCGCCGTTCTCCATTGCGCCGGACCCGCGCTATCTTTACCTGAGCCAGCGCCACCAGGAGGCGCTAGCTCATTTGCTCTATGGCGTGAGCGGCGATGGCGGGGTCGTGCTGCTCACGGGCGAGGTGGGAACGGGCAAGACCACGGTATGCCGCTGCCTGCTGCAGCAGATTCCCGCGTCCTGCGATGTGGCCTATATCTTCAATCCCAAGCTGACGGTGGAGGAACTGCTCTCGACCATCTGCGTCGAATTCGGTATCGCCTACCCGTCCGGCAATGCCAGCATCAAGGTGTTCGTCGATTGCATCAACGCTTACCTGCTCGACGCCCATGCCAAGGGCAGGCACACGGTGCTGATCATCGACGAGGCGCAGAATCTCTCGGCCGACGTGCTGGAGCAGATGCGCTTGCTCACTAATCTGGAAACGAACCAGCGCAAGCTGCTGCAGATCATCCTGCTCGGCCAGCCCGAGCTGGCGCTGATGCTGGAGCGGCCGGAGCTGCGGCAGCTCAGCCAGCGCATCGTCGCGCGCTATCACCTGGGGCCGCTGACCAAGCCGGAAGTCGCAGCCTATGTGCGGCATCGGCTCGAGATATCGGGCGCGCAGCGGCAGCTGTTTCCGGCCGGCTTGATGGGCCGCGTGTACCGCTTGAGCGGCGGCGTTCCCCGAGTCATCAACCTGCTGTGCGACCGCGCGCTGCTCGGCACCTACGTGCAAGGTAAGGAGCGGGTTGATCGCGCGACGCTCGCGCAAGCAGCGCGCGAAGTGTTCCACCAGGCACAGCGCCGCAGCTTGGTGCGGCCTCTGCTGGTGATCCTGATTTTGGTGCTTGGCGGTGTGCTGGCGATGACGCTGTATCAGCTGGAGCTGCGTGAGACTGGAACAGCAACGGTGCCTGCGACCGTTGCAAAACCCGTTGCTCAGACAATAGCTGCGGGGCCGGCTAAAGAGGCTCCGGTGGAGGAGACCAAGCCGGCAGCGGCGCTGCCGGACACGCTGGAATGGCCGGCGGGCGAACCGCGCTCGCGCAGCAAGGCGATAGCTTACGCCGCACTTTTCCGGGCATGGGGCGGGGACTATAAAGGGGCGTACGCGTGCCGCCAGGCGGCAGGCCTGGGTTTGCGCTGTCGCAGCGCCCGCGGCGGATTGGATGAACTGCGTCGATTGAACCGGCCCGCGGTACTCCTGATGCACGACGACCAGGGCCAGGAGTTCCATGCCGCGCTGGTGGCGCTCGCAGACAAGACCGCCACATTCGCCATCGGCGCCGAAACCAGGACGGTCGCTCTTGGCGCCCTGGCGGCGCAATGGGCGGGGCACTACACTTTGCTCTGGCGCATGCCGCCGGATGCGCGCGAGAATATCCGCGCGGGGGAGCGTGGACCGGCTGTGCAATGGCTGATCAGGCAACTCGCGCAGGCGCAGGGGCAGGTTGCCGATACCAGCAAGGACCCGCTGTTCAATGACGTCCTGGGGCGTCAGGTGAAACAGTTTCAACTCGCCCAGGGATTGATTCCAGACGGCGCCGTCGGACCTCAGACGGTGATGCGCCTCGCCGGCGTGGGGGATCAATCGGCGCCGAAATTGCTTCCCGGGCAAGGGGAACAATAG
- a CDS encoding general secretion pathway protein GspB gives MSYILDALRKSDQQRQRGAAPTLLAGQATAVATKQPAFLAYGLLAVVLVGAGMLIGWLRPWQPEQAAPGRAELVAAKPLESTPRQPAPAPSEMAPQPKPEPQLQNATPPAQAAPALVPTKPQLPARAKPETDGTPREADAAVPRRMAAPAPEQPVGAAADAARVQTVISMAELPLSVQQELPAMTISVHVYSGNPGDRLVGINNRMLREGEYVVPGLKLEQITPDGMIFGYKGYSFRRGVK, from the coding sequence ATGTCGTATATCCTCGACGCTTTGAGGAAATCCGATCAGCAGCGCCAGCGCGGCGCGGCGCCGACGCTGCTCGCGGGGCAGGCGACGGCGGTAGCAACCAAACAGCCGGCGTTTCTAGCTTACGGCTTGCTCGCGGTGGTCCTGGTCGGCGCGGGCATGCTGATCGGCTGGCTGCGCCCATGGCAACCGGAGCAGGCGGCGCCTGGCAGAGCGGAGCTTGTCGCCGCCAAGCCGCTCGAATCGACCCCGCGCCAACCAGCGCCTGCGCCGTCTGAAATGGCGCCGCAGCCGAAGCCGGAACCGCAGTTGCAGAACGCGACCCCGCCCGCGCAAGCAGCACCTGCGCTCGTTCCGACGAAGCCGCAACTGCCCGCGCGCGCGAAGCCGGAGACTGATGGCACACCGCGCGAAGCGGATGCAGCCGTGCCAAGGAGAATGGCGGCGCCGGCGCCGGAGCAGCCTGTCGGCGCCGCCGCCGATGCCGCGCGCGTACAAACGGTGATATCGATGGCCGAACTTCCGCTCTCGGTCCAGCAGGAGCTTCCGGCAATGACGATTTCGGTTCATGTCTATTCCGGCAATCCCGGGGACCGCCTGGTCGGCATCAACAACCGGATGCTACGGGAAGGTGAGTACGTGGTTCCCGGTCTCAAGCTGGAGCAGATCACGCCGGATGGCATGATATTCGGCTACAAGGGATACAGTTTCCGTCGCGGCGTGAAGTAG
- a CDS encoding RNA-binding protein: MNIFVGNLSREVTEEDLQKAFEAFGQVASAVVIKDKFTKESKGFGFVEMPDKAGAQSAITALNGKDLKGQTLTVNEARPRSDGRGGGGKPRGGRPRF, translated from the coding sequence ATGAATATTTTTGTGGGCAATTTGTCACGTGAGGTCACCGAAGAGGATTTGCAAAAGGCATTTGAGGCGTTCGGACAAGTCGCATCCGCCGTCGTTATTAAGGACAAGTTCACCAAGGAATCAAAAGGATTTGGGTTTGTAGAGATGCCAGATAAAGCGGGGGCTCAGTCTGCTATCACCGCACTGAATGGCAAGGACTTGAAAGGGCAGACCCTTACCGTCAACGAGGCCCGTCCGCGCTCTGACGGCCGCGGAGGTGGAGGCAAACCAAGGGGTGGCAGGCCGCGTTTCTGA
- a CDS encoding SIR2 family protein — MNEQIKRAIQRGELALFLGAGASAGSRDSAGRDLLFGGDLARELAGAAGLPYAGELLRHVYAAAQAKLGDKLLKLLEERYRHCTPSSEYLELAKYPWPRIYTLNIDDALERALAKASSQNVAVRGLQDRVEDQDQYFERLDVVKLNGCVNNLQAGVIFSPQQYARTAAAASQWYEQLGIDFFRYTFLFIGTKLDESIFFQQVERYRDVAGAAEGESYLVVPSVSEIERTSLASQHVIHVPGDVAAFCTWLQSTFPVPSKPIDVAIARHPQLATVLFDAKSDADQYYYANLFQHVERIDKTLPALQRTDAEKHATRNFYLGFKPTWSDIHEGVPAVLASTREFVEVVKRAIGKQKLVVLYGPAGSGKSTLLMQAAYHIMRNTHTPVYALTQPADNLGEILNVLDKVHNEPYVIFTDKLDSIVHELNSVLKSHKLLRGTVVGSERQNIWIGRTRDILGEFSGAPFKVSEIHESDAEAILKKVEQFGPWQRLRKLSSADRVHELVAKAKRQLLIGLLETTLGDGFEKLIEEDYKRLKSREERLFLTVVGLATVHRSSIKESLVYRALRNLGIVTGVPQLLRLTAGITLYANGALYARHPVYVRYLFEHVIDPSEIQVSIKALLGAFGAYRVPIAKYAAKNERYVFKSILNHRFLREVLRGQDDLILDVFRSYEKVFQEDGLFWLHYGLALRECDEQDEALSKLKTAYEAYSSVQAEHALAQQKLILGRLTDSRTKAYVMLDEAKKALDRLDQVLELIDAYPIVTLSEGHVAIVLKFEGKEPARTLAKDYFADLNRRIKGGRGGERIDECAKRLMKFAVNPSLNALAMK, encoded by the coding sequence GTGAATGAGCAAATTAAGAGGGCGATTCAACGCGGAGAGTTAGCGCTTTTTTTAGGGGCCGGCGCGTCGGCTGGAAGCCGTGATAGCGCTGGTCGTGATTTGCTTTTCGGAGGCGACCTCGCAAGGGAACTGGCTGGCGCGGCGGGCCTCCCATATGCTGGAGAGCTGCTCCGGCATGTTTATGCGGCAGCACAAGCAAAGCTCGGCGATAAACTTCTTAAACTTCTAGAGGAGCGCTATCGGCATTGCACCCCGTCCTCTGAGTATCTAGAGCTAGCCAAATATCCCTGGCCACGCATCTATACGCTCAATATAGACGATGCGCTTGAGAGGGCACTAGCGAAAGCTTCTAGCCAAAACGTCGCAGTAAGGGGTTTGCAAGATAGAGTTGAAGACCAAGATCAATACTTTGAGAGATTGGATGTAGTTAAGCTCAATGGTTGCGTCAACAATTTGCAAGCGGGCGTCATTTTTTCGCCGCAACAGTATGCGCGCACCGCGGCCGCAGCATCGCAATGGTATGAGCAACTAGGCATCGACTTCTTCCGCTATACATTCTTATTTATCGGAACGAAATTGGACGAGTCAATATTCTTCCAGCAGGTGGAAAGATATAGGGATGTTGCGGGTGCGGCTGAGGGGGAGAGCTACTTAGTTGTGCCTTCGGTCTCGGAAATCGAAAGAACTAGTCTCGCGTCGCAGCATGTAATCCATGTGCCGGGTGACGTTGCAGCATTTTGCACTTGGCTTCAAAGCACATTCCCAGTACCTAGTAAGCCGATTGACGTTGCCATCGCGCGCCATCCGCAGCTTGCCACCGTCTTATTCGATGCGAAATCCGATGCGGATCAATACTATTACGCAAATCTGTTCCAGCATGTAGAGCGAATCGATAAGACGCTGCCCGCTCTCCAGCGAACTGATGCTGAGAAACACGCTACTAGAAATTTTTATCTTGGCTTCAAACCTACTTGGTCTGACATTCATGAAGGTGTTCCTGCTGTACTCGCTTCGACGAGAGAGTTTGTTGAAGTCGTCAAGAGAGCGATTGGCAAACAGAAGCTCGTCGTCCTGTATGGCCCGGCAGGATCTGGGAAAAGCACGCTCCTGATGCAAGCGGCTTATCACATCATGAGAAATACGCACACACCTGTATATGCATTAACTCAACCCGCCGATAACCTTGGCGAAATTCTGAATGTGCTAGACAAGGTTCACAATGAGCCATACGTCATATTCACCGACAAATTGGATTCCATTGTTCATGAACTGAACAGCGTTTTAAAGTCTCACAAGCTGCTTCGCGGAACAGTGGTCGGATCGGAACGGCAAAATATTTGGATTGGCCGTACACGTGACATCTTGGGCGAATTCTCCGGCGCACCTTTTAAGGTGTCAGAAATTCATGAGTCGGACGCAGAAGCGATATTGAAAAAAGTAGAACAGTTCGGGCCCTGGCAAAGACTCCGCAAGCTCAGTTCTGCCGATCGAGTGCATGAGCTAGTTGCAAAGGCGAAGCGCCAGCTATTAATCGGCTTACTTGAGACAACACTTGGTGATGGTTTCGAGAAACTAATAGAGGAGGACTACAAGAGGCTCAAGAGCCGGGAGGAGCGTCTTTTCCTCACGGTGGTCGGCCTAGCAACGGTTCACCGATCTTCCATCAAGGAATCACTCGTGTATCGTGCATTGAGAAATCTGGGCATAGTCACAGGCGTGCCGCAACTGCTTCGATTAACTGCCGGAATAACTCTCTACGCTAATGGTGCTTTGTACGCTCGTCATCCTGTGTACGTGCGATACCTTTTTGAACACGTTATTGACCCATCGGAAATCCAAGTTTCAATCAAGGCACTTCTGGGTGCGTTTGGCGCCTATAGAGTGCCGATAGCAAAGTACGCTGCTAAGAATGAGAGATACGTTTTCAAATCTATTCTGAATCATCGCTTTCTCAGAGAAGTGCTTCGAGGTCAAGACGATTTAATCCTAGATGTTTTTAGGTCTTATGAAAAGGTCTTTCAGGAAGACGGATTGTTCTGGCTTCATTATGGCCTAGCGCTGAGAGAGTGTGACGAACAGGATGAGGCGCTTTCTAAGCTTAAAACAGCATACGAAGCATATTCGTCTGTTCAAGCTGAGCACGCGCTCGCGCAGCAGAAACTCATTTTGGGCAGACTCACTGACAGTCGGACCAAGGCGTATGTGATGCTAGATGAGGCGAAAAAAGCATTGGATAGGCTTGATCAAGTACTCGAACTCATTGACGCGTATCCAATCGTTACCCTGTCAGAAGGGCACGTGGCTATTGTTCTAAAGTTTGAAGGAAAGGAACCGGCCCGGACGCTTGCGAAGGACTATTTCGCAGATTTGAATAGGCGGATAAAGGGGGGGCGTGGTGGCGAGAGAATCGATGAATGTGCCAAGAGGTTAATGAAATTCGCTGTGAACCCGTCATTGAATGCCTTGGCAATGAAATAA